GACTTCTACTGCTTGACTTTCTTTATCGAATTTCTTGGACGGCATTTCATATGAACAAAAATTCATGTAATATAGCCCAAACTCTCAAGACGACCCGGCATGAAGACACACACCGAGACCTGTGCAGATAAACTCAAAGTTCTGGCTGATACCACACGTCTTGCCGTTCTTGAGTCCTTGATGGACTGTCCGAAACTCGTCAGCGAGCTATTGGAAATCCTGCGCATTGAACAGAGTCTTCTATCTCACCATTTAAGCCAATTACGGGAAGCCGGCCTCGTAGAATCAACAAGAGAGGGGAAGGCCATGCGGTACCAGCTCGCGCCCGAAGTTTCCACGGCTTCTACCGGAAAGGCCCTGGATTTGGGCTGTTGTCAACTTTCTTTTCCATCACGATCGATGAAACGTCCCACACGATGATTTTTCACCTGACGAAATACCTCGCCATCGTCATCTGCCTCATCGCATGGGTGAGTTGTCGGGAAACATCAGCGACACACCCCACGACCACGAAACTCGTGATCACAGGGTCAAGCACGATCGCGCCCCTTGTCTCGGAGATCGCTAAACGGTTTGAAGCGCAACATCCGGACATTCGCATCGACGTCCAAACAGGAGGATCCTCACGCGGGATCGCCGATATCCGTCGCGGTCTTGCAGACATCGGAATGGCTTCCCGCAAGCTGAAAGAAGAGGAGCGGGATCTCTATGGAACCGTCATCGCCCATGACGGGATTGGGTTGATCGTGCACCGGTCAAACCCTCTTACGTCTCTTGATCATGATTCGATCGTGAGAATCTACACAGGGGAAATCACCAACTGGAAAGCCGTCAACGGTATCGACGCTCCCATTACAGTGGTCAGCAAGAGCGAGGGACGCGCAACGCTCGAATTATTCTTGCAACATTTCCAACTTTCAAGCTCACAAATCAAACCTCAGGTCGTCATTGGAGATAATGAACAGGGCATCAAAACCGTCGCTGGAAACCCCCATGCCATCGCGTTCGTATCCATTGGGACAGCTGAATATGACGCGGCTCAGGACGTTCCGATTAAATTACTGTCGTTTGGGACGATTCCCGCTTCTCTTGCAGAGGTTCAGGCCGGCCGTTTTCCACTGTCACGCCCTTTAACCTTGGTCACAGGAACACGTCCGACGGGTAATGTCAGCAGATTTATTGATTTCGCCACATCAACGGATATTCATGATCTGGTCAAACATCATTACTTTGTCCCCCTCAACGGGTGACCGCCTCCTCTTTCTCTCGCTTCGCAGTCTCGCGGGACTCGTGGGGATTCTCGTCTTTGGCATTTTTACATTTCTCATCATCGAAGGGTTTCCCGCGATTCGTGACGTCGGTCTCCTCGCCTTCGTGACGGATTCATCCTGGCACCCAACCGAATATCTGTACAATGTGACTCCGATGGTGGCGGCCACGCTACTGGTATCTGCCGGGGCGGTGCTGCTCGCCACGCCATTGGGCATACTCCTCGCGCTGTTTTGTCAATATTATGCGCCCACGAACATCGCGAGAGTTTACCAGCATTTTATCGAGCTATTGGCCGGCATTCCTTCTGTCGTGTATGGACTGTGGGGGCTCGTCGTGCTTGTTCCTCTCATCGCCAAACTTCACACTCCAGGATCAAGTCTGTTAGCCGGCATGCTGATCTTGACGGTCATGATTCTGCCGATCGTGACGCTCGTCAGCCAGTCAGCGCTTCAGCAAGTCCCGAAAGACCTCACGCAGAACGCGGTCGCATTGGGGCTGACTCGTTGGAGTATCATTCGCCACATCATTCTCCCGACGGCAAAGCCGGGAATCCTGGCAGGCGTGATTTTGCAAACAGGGCGAGCCCTTGGTGAGACCATGGCCGTTTTGATGGTTTGTGGCAACGTCGTTCAGTATCCTTCAAGTGTATTCGACCCCATTCGCACCCTGACGGCGAATATCGCCTTGGACATGGCCTATGCGACAGGCACTCATCGCGCGTCCCTCTTTTTCATGGGCTTGCTTCTCTTGCTCATCGTCTTGGGCCTCGTCATGATGGCGCAACACTCCAGCAGACATCATGCCTATCGTTAGTCCATCACCCCAACGGCACGATACGTTCTCTGCCTTCATCGTCTGGACCGTCGCTGGACTGTTTGGAGCCTTTTTTCTTTGGCTTACAGGAGACGTGTTGTGGCACGGCTTCGCGCATCTGTCTTGGAACTTTTTCATGCAGTCGCCAGTCGATGCGGGACGTCAAGGAGGCATCGGTTCCATCCTCGTCTCAACCGGGCTCATTCTTCTCGTCTGCATGATCGTAGCCTTACCTCTTGGACTTGCCACGGCGGTGTTTCTTTCGGAATTTACCGCGTACGCCCATGCCACCTCGCGCTATGTCCAGCGAAGCCTGGATGTCTTGGCGAGCGTTCCGTCTATCGTTTTTGGACTATTCGGCAATGCCTTGTTTTGCCAGGTACTGGGGCTCGGTTTTTCCATTCTTGCTGGCGGCCTCACGCTGGCCTGCATGATCCTGCCCATCCTGATTCGCACGACAGAACAGGGATTCCGTGCGCTGCCGCATGAGTATCGTTCTTCCGCTGCCGCCTTGGGCTTGACGAAACGGGCAACGATCCTTCACGTGTTACTGCCCGGCGCGCTTCCTGCACTGATCATCGGCTTTGTCCTGGGGCTGGGACGAGCCATAGCCGAAACGGCCGCGCTGATTTTCACGAGCGGGTACGTCGATCGAATGCCGGAATCTCTGCTGGATTCCGGCAGAACCTTGTCGATTCATATTTATGATCTGTCGATGAATGTTCCAGGAGGAGACCAAGCTGCCTATGCGACAGCTCTCGTCTTGATTTTCTGCCTGCTCATTATCAACGGTCTATCCAATCGGGTTTCCGCACGTTGGACAGACAAGAGGATGCACATCGCATGAGTTCTCAAGCCAGGCTTGACCGAAAGCAACCGCCTTCCCCCTCGAAAATTCTGTCCATCTCGCCATGTTGCGACCCTAACCCGTTCATTCAAACAAAAAATCTCTCGCTCTGCTATGAAAACCAGCCAGCGTTTCAGGATATATCGCTCACGATTCATCGCGGATGCTTGACGGCCATCGTCGGCCCGTCAGGAAGCGGAAAAACCAGCTTTTTGTTATGCCTCAATCGCCTGATCGATCTCATTCCTGGCTCTCAGGTATCAGGGAAGGCCCGCTTAGCCGGGTTGGACCTTCTTTCCCCACACATCGATGTGTTGCAACTTCGCCGACGAGTGGGGCTCATCTTCCAAAAACCCAACCCGTTTCCGATGTCTATTCACAAAAATCTGGATTTTCCCCTCAAAGAGCATGGAATCGGTACCTCTTCGATTCGACGGGACCGAATCAAAAAAACGCTCATGGATGTCGGGCTTTGGCAAGAGGTCAAAGATCGACTCGACGCGCCGGCCTTGAGTTTATCCGGAGGCCAACAGCAACGTTTGTGTATCGCTCGGGCTCTCGTGCTGTCCCCGGATGTCCTCTTAATGGACGAGCCATGTAGTGCGCTAGATCCGTTGTCCAGCGGGGTGATCGAGGATTTGCTGTTTAGCCTGCGGGGG
The genomic region above belongs to Nitrospirales bacterium and contains:
- a CDS encoding metalloregulator ArsR/SmtB family transcription factor, with the protein product MKTHTETCADKLKVLADTTRLAVLESLMDCPKLVSELLEILRIEQSLLSHHLSQLREAGLVESTREGKAMRYQLAPEVSTASTGKALDLGCCQLSFPSRSMKRPTR
- a CDS encoding phosphate ABC transporter substrate-binding protein, translated to MSTFFSITIDETSHTMIFHLTKYLAIVICLIAWVSCRETSATHPTTTKLVITGSSTIAPLVSEIAKRFEAQHPDIRIDVQTGGSSRGIADIRRGLADIGMASRKLKEEERDLYGTVIAHDGIGLIVHRSNPLTSLDHDSIVRIYTGEITNWKAVNGIDAPITVVSKSEGRATLELFLQHFQLSSSQIKPQVVIGDNEQGIKTVAGNPHAIAFVSIGTAEYDAAQDVPIKLLSFGTIPASLAEVQAGRFPLSRPLTLVTGTRPTGNVSRFIDFATSTDIHDLVKHHYFVPLNG
- the pstC gene encoding phosphate ABC transporter permease subunit PstC; the protein is MIWSNIITLSPSTGDRLLFLSLRSLAGLVGILVFGIFTFLIIEGFPAIRDVGLLAFVTDSSWHPTEYLYNVTPMVAATLLVSAGAVLLATPLGILLALFCQYYAPTNIARVYQHFIELLAGIPSVVYGLWGLVVLVPLIAKLHTPGSSLLAGMLILTVMILPIVTLVSQSALQQVPKDLTQNAVALGLTRWSIIRHIILPTAKPGILAGVILQTGRALGETMAVLMVCGNVVQYPSSVFDPIRTLTANIALDMAYATGTHRASLFFMGLLLLLIVLGLVMMAQHSSRHHAYR
- the pstA gene encoding phosphate ABC transporter permease PstA, translated to MPIVSPSPQRHDTFSAFIVWTVAGLFGAFFLWLTGDVLWHGFAHLSWNFFMQSPVDAGRQGGIGSILVSTGLILLVCMIVALPLGLATAVFLSEFTAYAHATSRYVQRSLDVLASVPSIVFGLFGNALFCQVLGLGFSILAGGLTLACMILPILIRTTEQGFRALPHEYRSSAAALGLTKRATILHVLLPGALPALIIGFVLGLGRAIAETAALIFTSGYVDRMPESLLDSGRTLSIHIYDLSMNVPGGDQAAYATALVLIFCLLIINGLSNRVSARWTDKRMHIA
- a CDS encoding phosphate ABC transporter ATP-binding protein, whose translation is MSSQARLDRKQPPSPSKILSISPCCDPNPFIQTKNLSLCYENQPAFQDISLTIHRGCLTAIVGPSGSGKTSFLLCLNRLIDLIPGSQVSGKARLAGLDLLSPHIDVLQLRRRVGLIFQKPNPFPMSIHKNLDFPLKEHGIGTSSIRRDRIKKTLMDVGLWQEVKDRLDAPALSLSGGQQQRLCIARALVLSPDVLLMDEPCSALDPLSSGVIEDLLFSLRGQYTVLIVTHNLGQARRLADYVGVFWPHQEGGRLIEFGTTTQIFETPQHELTNAYINGIRR